A part of Capsicum annuum cultivar UCD-10X-F1 chromosome 6, UCD10Xv1.1, whole genome shotgun sequence genomic DNA contains:
- the LOC107875515 gene encoding ras-related protein Rab11A has protein sequence MANRMDHEYDYLFKIVVIGDSGVGKSNILSRFTRNEFCLESKSTIGVEFATRTLQVEGKTVKAQIWDTAGQERYRAITSAYYRGAVGALLVYDITKRQTFDNVLRWLRELRDHADSNIVIIMAGNKSDLKHLRAVSEQDGQALAEKEGLSFLETSALEAVNVDKAFQTILTDIYQIISKKALAAQEAATSTAPGQGTTINVSDTSANVKKGCCSA, from the exons ATGGCAAATAGAATGGATCATGAGTACGATTATTTGTTTAAGATCGTCGTTATTGGGGATTCTGGGGTGGGGAAATCTAACATTTTATCCAGGTTTACCAGAAATGAATTCTGTTTGGAGTCAAAGTCCACTATTGGCGTTGAATTTGCTACCAGAACTCTTCAG GTGGAGGGAAAAACAGTGAAGGCCCAGATATGGGACACTGCTGGGCAAGAAAGGTACCGAGCCATTACCAGTGCTTATTATCGAGGAGCAGTTGGTGCCCTCCTTGTCTATGACATAACAAAGAGGCAAACATTTGACAATGTTCTGAGGTGGCTAAGGGAATTGAGAGACCATGCGGACTCTAATATTGTCATCATAATGGCTGGAAACAAGTCTGACCTTAAGCATCTTAGAGCAGTCTCTGAGCAGGACGGTCAAGCTTTAGCTGAGAAGGAAGGACTGTCATTTCTTGAGACATCGGCATTGGAAGCTGTTAATGTTGataaggcttttcagactatattGACAGATATATACCAAATCATTAGCAAGAAGGCATTGGCAGCCCAGGAAGCAGCCACGAGCACTGCTCCTGGTCAGGGTACAACCATCAATGTCAGTGATACCTCTGCAAATGTGAAGAAAGGCTGTTGTTCCGCTTGA
- the LOC107875514 gene encoding elongin-C yields MTRSFSNKLFPFALYHICTRAYLFPFIVYHKQTDQFNSQSAKMKKEDTVKLISAEGFEFIIDKKAAMVSQTIRNMLTSPGSFAETEHGEVTFPEISTTILEKICQYFYWSLQYASGKETEFHIEPEITLELMMAANYLHT; encoded by the exons ATGACCCGAAGCTTTTCCAATAAGCTTTTCCCTTTTGCCCTTTATCATATCTGCACACGAGCGTATCTTTTTCCGTTTATCGTTTATCACAAGCAAACTGATCAATTCAATTCTCAATCGGCGAAGATGAAGAAGGAAGATACTGTTAAGCTAATTAGCGCCGAAGGTTTCGAATTCATCATTGATAAGAAGGCTGCTATGGTTTCACAGACCATTCGTAACATGCTCACTTCTCCAG GGAGTTTTGCTGAGACGGAGCATGGGGAGGTGACTTTTCCGGAGATTAGCACCACCATTCTTGAGAAGATTTGCCAGTATTTTTACTGGTCCCTTCAATATGCAAG TGGCAAGGAAACAGAATTTCATATTGAGCCTGAGATCACTTTGGAATTGATGATGGCTGCCAACTATTTGCACACCTGA